The genomic stretch TGAAGTAACTCCGAAAATGCTTCCTTGCTGATACCCGGTTCTCCCGTAATACCTTGTACATTCTCTCCACGTTTCGCCAGCTCCGAACTAATCCACGGGATGTACGGGGCCACCTTCATGTACACTCCCGGTATCGATTggccgcacacaccaccgaaCGAGGTAACACCCACCACGAATGGGGTCATCTTGCCTTTGTGCAGCAGTTTCATTTGCAATGGTCCACCCGAGTCACCCTACAGGGCCCGACCATTGATTCGTCACTAAGAGCGCTAGGTTGGCTTTCGGGAAGGACTTACCGGACAGGTGTCCATTTTCACATCGCCAGCGCACAGTTGATAGTCCTGTAAGCCCTGCTTCAATCCTCGGTCACCAACGCGATAGAACCTATCACATTCGGTCTTTTTCACCAACCCGAGGGACACCTTGAGAAGAATCGGAGTGGACTTTTGACCTGCGAGCGGTGAGTTGGTTAGTTGAACTTTTTTGAACCACAAGATCATACCCTACCGAATCCTGTTGCTCCCCAGCCAGTGGCTTCCATCGACGGGAAAGGAATCTCTTCATCGTTCCACAGACAGCCGGGCGCCACCGTATCATGTAGTCTATCATGTAGGTTGAAGATGATTACCAaacaaatgaattattaatgaaaATCTTCAATAGTCAAATTAATTCTTTGTGAGCCATTT from Anopheles bellator unplaced genomic scaffold, idAnoBellAS_SP24_06.2 scaffold02387_ctg1, whole genome shotgun sequence encodes the following:
- the LOC131214764 gene encoding serine protease snake-like, with the translated sequence MPNIRESIDDCHMRYYKWGAGPEPKPAFGRPAYLREFAHMAAIGWTSNASVAWNCGGSLIWENYVLTAAHFTSVHFISNVPPDVVRLGDINLYNDTDDQYAQQLKIVEIVRHPEHRFSTRYHDLALLRLERNVRLHDTVAPGCLWNDEEIPFPSMEATGWGATGFGQKSTPILLKVSLGLVKKTECDRFYRVGDRGLKQGLQDYQLCAGDVKMDTCPGDSGGPLQMKLLHKGKMTPFVVGVTSFGGVCGQSIPGVYMKVAPYIPWISSELAKRGENVQ